The stretch of DNA AAACCTGGTCCTCGCCCGGCTCGCCGGTGACGTTGGCGACGAACATCCGCCAACTCAGCCCCACCTGCGGCGCAGCCAGGCCGACGCCGCGGGCTTCGTGCATCAGTTCGATCATCTTCGTTGCAACCGCCCGCACCTCGTCCGTGACCGAAGCAATGGGCTTGGCCTTGCAACGGAGCACCGGGTCCGGATATTGGACGATCACAAGTTGGCTGGCGTCAACAGGCATAACGCGAATATTAGGCTCACACCGCCGAGCCGACAAGCAGCCTAGCCGCCGTCCTGCCAGGTCTCGCCCGCAATATGCCTCCAAGCCCACTAATCGGCCAGTCTGGGTTAATTCCGTCTTGCAGCAGGATTTGGGGCTTGACCGCAACCCGGTTGATTGGCATACTTAATGACTGATTCGTCGTCACCCGGAGGAGGCGGCCCCACATGATTCGTGTTGATCCGCGTTGTGCATCCGTTTCGTTCGCCTGATCGAATTTTTGAGTCCAGGCCTGCATGCGAGTGATCCACGGGGGATCGCCCTACCAATTTCGCTGTTGAACCCGTCAACGAGGGGCTCCACTCAGAATGGCCACAATCACCAAAAAAGAACTCATTGACCAGATCGCCGATGCCACCGGCGAAAAGCGCGTTGTGGTCAAAAAAGTCGTCCAAAGCTTTCTCGACTCCATCATCGTCGAGTTGGGCAAAGGCAATCGCCTCGAATTCCGAGACTTCGGCGTCTTCGAGGTCAAGCAACGCCGTGCCCGCAAAGCCCAGAACCCCAAGACCCTGCAGGAAGTCTGGGTCCCGCCCAAGCGAACCGTCAAGTTCAAAGTCGGCCGACTGATGAAGCAGACCCTCACCGACGATGAGGATGCCTCCAGTATGTCGCCCACCCTCGACGGCCAGGCCGAGACCGGCGTGTGACGCCACGCCCGTCGCCTGCTCATGCTCGAACAACTGCTAAGCGAACTGCGTGATGACCTCGATCAACTCGACGCGCGATCTTTGCGCCGCCGACTCACCCCCCGCCCCGCCGTCGGCCGCATCGTCCACCTCGACGGCAAGCCCCTGATCAACCTCGCTGCCAACGACTATCTCGCACTCAGCCAGCACCCGCACCTCAAGCAAGCCGCCATCGACGCCATCAACCGCTACGGCACCGGCGCCACCGCCAGCCGACTCGTCACCGGCCACCTCACCCCCCACCAATCCCTCGAACAACGCTTCTCCGCCTTCAAACACCCCACCGCCCCCCCCGGCTTCTCAATCAGCAATCAGCAATCAGCAATCAGCAATTACAATTCCCTCCTCTTCCCCACGGGCTACACCGCCAACCTCGCTGTGCTCTCCACTCTCGCAGGCCAGGGCGACCTGATCGCCATCGACAAGCTCACCCACGCCAGCCTCATCGACGCTGCCCGCGCCACCCCCGCCGACGTCCGCACCTACCCTCATCTCCACCACGAAAAGCTCACCCGCCTCCTCGCCCGCCACCAGCAAACCCCAACTCCCAAATCCGAAATCCGAAATCCGAAATCCGAAATTCCAAATTCCCACCCCCGCCCTCCTCGCCGTTTCATCGTCACCGACTCCGTCTTTTCCATGGACGGCGATACCGCGGACCTCCCCGCTCTCTGCGACCTCGCAGACCGCTACGACGCCATCCTCATCGTCGACGAGGCCCATGGCACGGGCGTCCTCGGCCAGACCGGCACAGGCCTCGCCGAAGCCCAGCACGTCGCCCACCGCATCCCCATCATCATCTCCACCGCCAGCAAAGCCCTCGGCTCGCTCGGCGGCATTGTCACCGCACCGGCCCCCATCATCGACACCCTCATCAACCGTGCCCGCGCCTTCATCTACACCACCGGCGTCCCCCCCGCCCAGGCCGACACCATCGCCGCCGCGCTCGATGTCATCCGCGACGAGCCCGAGCGACGCCACCGGCTCGCTGACCTCTCCGCCCGCCTCCGCACCGCGTTGCAAGGCCAAGGTTGGCCCCTGCCGACCACCGACTACCCGACGCCCATCATCCCCCTCCAGGTCGGCACTGCCGAGCGCGCCCTCGCCCTCGCAAGCCATCTCCAGCAAGCTGGCTACCTCGCCGTCGCCATCCGCCCCCCCACCGTCGCGCCCAACACCGCCCGCGTCCGCCTCAGCCTCCGCGCCGACCTTACCGACACGGACATTGAAAACCTCATCACCGCCCTCGCCCGTTAAACTTTCCCCATGAGTCGTCGCCTCACCCAGCCCTACCGCTGCGCCTCGTTGAGCGATCTCGCACGCCAGCTCGCCTTCGCTCCGCCGAACCGTCGCATCGAACAGGTCCGCC from Phycisphaerales bacterium AB-hyl4 encodes:
- a CDS encoding HU family DNA-binding protein, coding for MATITKKELIDQIADATGEKRVVVKKVVQSFLDSIIVELGKGNRLEFRDFGVFEVKQRRARKAQNPKTLQEVWVPPKRTVKFKVGRLMKQTLTDDEDASSMSPTLDGQAETGV
- a CDS encoding aminotransferase class I/II-fold pyridoxal phosphate-dependent enzyme; amino-acid sequence: MLEQLLSELRDDLDQLDARSLRRRLTPRPAVGRIVHLDGKPLINLAANDYLALSQHPHLKQAAIDAINRYGTGATASRLVTGHLTPHQSLEQRFSAFKHPTAPPGFSISNQQSAISNYNSLLFPTGYTANLAVLSTLAGQGDLIAIDKLTHASLIDAARATPADVRTYPHLHHEKLTRLLARHQQTPTPKSEIRNPKSEIPNSHPRPPRRFIVTDSVFSMDGDTADLPALCDLADRYDAILIVDEAHGTGVLGQTGTGLAEAQHVAHRIPIIISTASKALGSLGGIVTAPAPIIDTLINRARAFIYTTGVPPAQADTIAAALDVIRDEPERRHRLADLSARLRTALQGQGWPLPTTDYPTPIIPLQVGTAERALALASHLQQAGYLAVAIRPPTVAPNTARVRLSLRADLTDTDIENLITALAR